One window from the genome of Deinococcus sp. NW-56 encodes:
- a CDS encoding branched-chain amino acid ABC transporter permease: MTRSGFKPGALVWVAVFALAALIPLLQPGGFVLDVAINVMIWSMVAYGLNVMLGYTGQLPLAHAGFFGIGAYAVGILTLKQGWNFWLAWPTAVAICALGGLLLGLVAFRTRGDAFSIFTLGVGVIIALVINKWDALTGGNDGLNGVPPASSLFGIDFSKSSNFYYVALAALALTVLIVARTRQSVFGRSLVAIRGGEDLARSAGIDVYSHKLRALMLSTAIAGLAGGVYAAYVGFLGSAVTGPTTTFTVLLYLLVGGVGTLAGPLLGTGIIYVALQFLKGLQDYQYIVFGPLLVLLVLFAPQGLAGLWDRWSVRRASARTERAVDHA; this comes from the coding sequence ATGACCCGCTCCGGCTTCAAACCTGGCGCTCTCGTGTGGGTGGCCGTCTTCGCCCTCGCGGCGCTGATTCCGCTGCTCCAGCCCGGCGGCTTTGTGCTGGACGTGGCGATCAACGTGATGATCTGGTCGATGGTCGCCTACGGCCTGAACGTGATGCTGGGCTACACGGGGCAACTGCCGCTGGCGCACGCGGGCTTTTTCGGGATCGGGGCCTACGCGGTGGGCATCCTGACCCTGAAGCAGGGCTGGAACTTCTGGTTGGCGTGGCCCACGGCCGTCGCCATCTGTGCGCTGGGCGGGCTGCTGCTGGGGCTGGTGGCCTTCCGGACCAGGGGCGACGCCTTTTCCATCTTCACGCTGGGCGTGGGTGTGATCATCGCGCTGGTGATCAACAAGTGGGACGCGCTCACCGGGGGCAACGACGGCCTCAACGGGGTGCCGCCCGCCTCCAGCCTGTTCGGGATCGACTTTTCCAAATCGTCCAACTTCTACTACGTGGCGCTGGCGGCCCTCGCGCTGACGGTGCTGATCGTGGCCCGTACCCGCCAGAGCGTGTTCGGACGCTCGCTGGTCGCCATCCGGGGCGGCGAGGACCTCGCGCGGAGTGCGGGGATTGACGTGTACTCGCACAAGTTGCGGGCGCTGATGCTCTCGACGGCCATCGCGGGGCTGGCGGGCGGCGTGTACGCGGCCTACGTGGGCTTCCTGGGCTCGGCGGTGACCGGCCCGACGACCACCTTCACCGTGCTGCTGTACCTGCTGGTCGGCGGGGTGGGCACGCTGGCGGGGCCGCTGCTGGGGACCGGGATCATCTACGTGGCGCTGCAATTCCTCAAGGGCTTGCAGGACTACCAGTACATCGTGTTCGGGCCGCTGCTGGTGCTGCTGGTACTGTTCGCGCCGCAGGGGCTGGCCGGGCTGTGGGACCGCTGGAGCGTGCGCCGGGCGAGCGCCCGCACCGAACGGGCGGTGGACCATGCCTGA
- a CDS encoding branched-chain amino acid ABC transporter permease, whose product MTILFQQLSNALALGGVYALVALGLTLVYGVMRVPNFAHGGLYMLGAYFTYAVLNGLGVGYLPALLIAAVLVAGLAALLERLVFYPLRNAPHVHAMIAAIGVLFFFEAVVQRIWGADFKQIAEPIPGILNVGGVVITWQRLLVILASVLVMLGLNFFLKRTLTGATIEAMSQNREGARLVGINVNRVGMLTFAISGALAAVAAALIAPIVSVAPSMGEVMNLKVFAIIILGGMGSVPGAIVGAFLLAFAEVFGGFYINLDFADVIGFAALVIVLAIRPQGLFRRGT is encoded by the coding sequence TTGACCATCCTCTTTCAACAACTCTCCAACGCGCTGGCGCTGGGCGGCGTGTATGCCCTCGTCGCGCTGGGCCTGACGCTGGTGTACGGCGTGATGCGGGTGCCCAACTTCGCGCACGGCGGGCTGTACATGCTGGGGGCCTATTTCACCTACGCGGTGCTGAATGGCCTCGGCGTGGGTTACCTGCCCGCGCTGCTGATCGCGGCGGTGCTCGTGGCGGGACTCGCGGCGCTGCTCGAACGGCTGGTCTTCTATCCGCTGCGGAACGCCCCGCATGTCCACGCGATGATCGCGGCGATCGGGGTGCTGTTCTTCTTCGAGGCCGTCGTGCAGCGCATCTGGGGCGCGGACTTCAAGCAGATCGCCGAGCCCATTCCCGGCATCCTCAACGTGGGCGGGGTGGTGATCACCTGGCAGCGGCTGCTGGTGATCCTGGCCTCGGTGCTGGTGATGCTGGGGCTGAACTTCTTCCTCAAGCGCACGCTGACGGGCGCCACCATCGAGGCGATGAGCCAGAACCGCGAGGGAGCGCGGCTGGTCGGCATCAACGTGAACCGGGTCGGGATGCTGACCTTCGCCATCTCGGGGGCGCTCGCGGCGGTGGCGGCGGCCCTCATCGCCCCCATCGTGTCGGTCGCGCCGTCAATGGGCGAGGTGATGAACCTCAAGGTCTTCGCCATCATCATCCTGGGCGGCATGGGCAGCGTGCCGGGGGCCATCGTGGGGGCCTTTCTGCTGGCCTTCGCGGAGGTGTTCGGCGGCTTTTACATCAATCTCGACTTCGCGGACGTGATCGGGTTCGCGGCGCTGGTGATCGTGCTGGCGATTCGGCCGCAGGGGCTGTTCCGGAGGGGGACGTGA
- a CDS encoding CAP domain-containing protein gives MRLTLPALLFSLLLAACDGGTPAPTQVTVEVSDPDFGDTFSYQTTTDFRPALSPQSGYPQSAAEAAMLNAVNAERSRGGTCPDGRTFPARSALTFEGHLHESADRYAGVLAGRGTLELPHRIGTSTPARRMVEAGFKPAPPTGTVLRFEESLAAGMTDPAEVIAAWKGSVSHCAALYSPVPYGSVARADGAGLAYWVLNTAGW, from the coding sequence ATGCGTCTGACCCTGCCCGCCCTGCTGTTTTCCCTGCTGCTCGCCGCCTGTGACGGCGGAACCCCCGCCCCGACCCAGGTCACGGTCGAGGTCAGCGATCCCGACTTTGGCGACACTTTCAGCTACCAGACAACCACCGACTTCCGCCCCGCGCTCAGCCCACAGTCCGGCTACCCGCAATCGGCTGCCGAGGCCGCCATGCTGAACGCCGTGAATGCCGAGCGCAGTCGGGGCGGCACCTGCCCGGATGGCCGGACGTTCCCGGCCCGGTCCGCCCTGACCTTCGAGGGCCACCTGCACGAGTCGGCCGACCGCTATGCGGGGGTCCTGGCGGGTCGGGGCACCCTGGAGCTTCCCCACCGCATCGGCACCAGCACCCCGGCCCGCCGCATGGTGGAGGCGGGCTTCAAACCCGCGCCCCCCACGGGCACGGTCCTGCGCTTCGAGGAAAGCCTGGCCGCCGGAATGACCGACCCCGCTGAGGTCATCGCGGCTTGGAAGGGCAGCGTCTCGCACTGCGCGGCCCTGTACAGCCCGGTGCCGTATGGCAGTGTGGCGCGGGCCGATGGTGCAGGCTTGGCGTACTGGGTGCTGAACACGGCAGGCTGGTAA
- a CDS encoding acyl-CoA thioesterase, producing the protein MTDQPTPAQPLAPQPRTPAPRSRARMLELVFPKDTNYLGTAFGGFVLSLMDKAASVAAVRHAGPGGAVVTARMDGVDFRTPIRVGDAVALDARVVRVGRSSMTIQVDVYRETMASGEQELATTGLFVFVALDEDGTPRPVPPLAEGLDTASAHPDSEARP; encoded by the coding sequence ATGACCGACCAGCCCACCCCCGCTCAGCCCCTCGCCCCCCAGCCCCGCACCCCCGCGCCGCGCAGCCGCGCCCGCATGCTCGAACTCGTCTTTCCCAAGGACACCAACTACCTGGGAACGGCCTTCGGGGGCTTCGTGCTCTCGCTGATGGACAAGGCGGCGAGCGTGGCGGCGGTGCGGCACGCGGGACCCGGCGGCGCGGTGGTCACGGCGCGGATGGACGGGGTGGACTTCCGCACGCCCATCCGGGTGGGGGACGCGGTGGCGCTCGACGCCCGCGTGGTGCGGGTGGGCCGGTCCTCCATGACCATTCAGGTGGACGTGTACCGCGAGACGATGGCCTCGGGCGAACAGGAACTCGCCACGACGGGCCTGTTCGTCTTTGTGGCGCTCGACGAGGACGGCACCCCCCGCCCGGTGCCCCCGCTGGCCGAGGGGCTGGACACCGCCAGCGCCCACCCCGACTCGGAGGCGCGGCCCTGA
- a CDS encoding aspartate:alanine exchanger family transporter gives MTPLLDLLAQNPVLTLFTVLLLGFALGGVRVLGFSLGVAGVLFAGLLVSALDPRIALDPAVYELGLALFVYAIALASGGHVLSSFGRAGLIRNGLVLGLLTLGAGLTLGLGRLLGLEPALTAGLYTGALTSTPALAGVIEAVAGQPGAGDPVVAYSIAYPMGVIGVMLALFLFERRFRPDYAAEARALGVSGEELVTRTLRVTDGRELTVEAFARAHSGRVVFGRLLHGGHLDAAEAGSVLRVGDLVSVTGAPADVAAVIRVLGEEVAQSLSEDRSVLDFRRIFVSSPRVAGRRLSELRVNERLGATVTRVRRGDRDIVPDGRTVLELGDRVRVLAPRGRMAEVTRFFGDSYRHLSEINLLTFSLGLVLGLLLGTLPLPLPGGGTFRLGVAGGPLLVGLVLGALGRSGRVVWNIPYSANLTLRQFGLALFLAGVGLRSGGRFAAQLASAEGLALLLAGAAVTLSVTGALLWIGYRLLRLPYSLLSGLAAGMDTQPAVLGYATERTGGEVPELGYASVYPVALIGKILLAQLILRLAG, from the coding sequence TGGGATTTGCGCTGGGAGGCGTGCGGGTGCTGGGCTTCAGCCTGGGGGTGGCGGGGGTGCTGTTCGCGGGCCTGCTCGTGAGTGCGCTCGACCCGCGCATCGCGCTCGACCCCGCCGTGTACGAGCTGGGGCTGGCCCTCTTCGTGTACGCCATCGCACTGGCGAGCGGTGGGCACGTCCTGTCGTCCTTCGGGCGGGCCGGGCTGATTCGCAATGGGCTGGTGCTGGGGCTGCTCACCCTGGGGGCCGGGCTGACCCTGGGGCTGGGGCGGCTGCTGGGCCTGGAACCGGCACTCACGGCGGGGCTGTACACCGGGGCGCTGACGAGCACCCCGGCCCTCGCGGGCGTGATCGAGGCGGTCGCGGGGCAGCCCGGCGCGGGCGACCCGGTGGTGGCCTACTCCATCGCGTACCCGATGGGCGTGATCGGGGTGATGCTGGCCCTCTTCCTCTTCGAGCGCCGCTTCCGGCCCGACTACGCTGCCGAGGCGCGGGCGCTGGGCGTCTCCGGCGAGGAACTCGTCACCCGCACCCTGCGGGTCACCGACGGGCGCGAGCTGACGGTGGAGGCCTTCGCCCGGGCGCACAGCGGGCGGGTGGTGTTCGGTCGGCTGCTGCACGGCGGGCACCTCGACGCCGCCGAGGCGGGGTCAGTGCTGCGGGTGGGGGACCTCGTGTCGGTCACGGGCGCTCCCGCCGACGTGGCCGCCGTGATCCGGGTGCTGGGCGAGGAGGTGGCGCAGTCCCTGAGCGAGGACCGCTCGGTGCTGGACTTCCGGCGCATCTTCGTGTCCAGTCCGCGCGTGGCGGGGCGGCGCCTCTCCGAGCTGCGGGTCAACGAGCGGCTGGGCGCCACCGTCACCCGCGTGCGCCGGGGCGACCGCGACATCGTGCCGGACGGCCGCACCGTGCTGGAACTCGGCGACCGGGTGCGCGTGCTGGCGCCGCGCGGGCGCATGGCGGAGGTGACCCGCTTTTTCGGGGACTCCTACCGCCACCTCTCCGAGATCAACCTGCTCACCTTCAGCCTGGGGCTGGTGCTGGGGCTGCTGCTGGGCACGCTGCCGCTGCCGCTGCCGGGGGGCGGCACCTTCCGGCTGGGCGTCGCGGGGGGGCCGCTGCTGGTGGGGCTGGTGCTGGGCGCCCTGGGCCGCAGCGGGCGCGTCGTCTGGAACATCCCCTACAGCGCCAACCTGACCCTGCGGCAGTTCGGGCTGGCCCTCTTTCTGGCGGGCGTGGGGCTGCGCAGCGGCGGGCGGTTTGCCGCGCAGCTCGCCAGCGCCGAGGGCCTTGCTCTGCTGCTCGCGGGGGCCGCCGTCACCCTGAGCGTGACGGGCGCCCTGCTGTGGATCGGTTACCGCCTGCTGCGCCTGCCCTACAGCCTGCTCTCGGGCCTCGCGGCAGGAATGGACACCCAGCCCGCCGTGCTGGGCTACGCCACCGAGCGCACCGGGGGAGAGGTGCCCGAACTGGGCTACGCCTCGGTCTACCCGGTCGCGTTGATCGGCAAGATCCTGCTCGCGCAGCTCATCCTGCGGCTGGCGGGCTAG
- a CDS encoding histidine phosphatase family protein has protein sequence MRHGATVWNGEGRWQGWTDTPLGEVGEGQARRLGARLAGRDPGLVYASDLRRAVETARLALPATEARLDSRLRELHFGRYEGATTADVRHDPEYAAWQRDPWRLPAPGGGESLEAVGARLRDWAEGLPGGTVTAFTHGAALRALLCHLFGWPATPQPGYVLPFPYRHAHTGITRLERRGGEWTLHVYNDHAHLEE, from the coding sequence ATTCGCCACGGGGCGACCGTCTGGAACGGCGAGGGCCGCTGGCAGGGCTGGACCGACACGCCGCTGGGCGAGGTGGGGGAGGGGCAGGCGCGGCGGCTAGGAGCACGGCTGGCGGGACGTGATCCCGGCCTCGTCTACGCCAGTGACCTGCGCCGGGCGGTGGAGACGGCCCGTCTGGCCCTCCCCGCTACGGAGGCTCGGCTGGACTCCCGATTGCGCGAACTGCACTTCGGACGCTACGAGGGCGCGACCACGGCAGACGTGCGGCACGATCCCGAGTACGCCGCTTGGCAGCGCGACCCCTGGCGCCTCCCTGCTCCCGGTGGCGGCGAGAGCCTGGAAGCGGTGGGAGCGCGGCTGCGCGACTGGGCGGAAGGGTTACCCGGCGGAACTGTCACCGCCTTTACGCACGGGGCGGCGCTGCGGGCGCTGCTGTGCCATCTGTTCGGCTGGCCCGCCACTCCGCAGCCCGGCTACGTGCTGCCCTTTCCCTACCGCCACGCGCACACCGGGATCACCCGGCTGGAGCGGCGCGGCGGCGAGTGGACCCTGCACGTCTACAACGACCACGCCCACCTGGAGGAGTAG
- a CDS encoding DUF1700 domain-containing protein — protein MTPERWLAEALGNLAPGVRRRLEAEYREHFREAREAGVPEWQLLADLGDPKRLNHDLLTTHLTEYEAKVLQSRVRRWTPGTPWGPLLLGGVATLVLGVLKALGSEQADLPWAAAPLLVGGLGSAALLYLRKRYTGDPDRLALYGWPALTLSAALVFTAGQAVMNWPSWPKLLGFLLVALLLFLWAELGWRGRLYRKARTSDWRPA, from the coding sequence ATGACCCCCGAGCGCTGGCTCGCCGAGGCCCTGGGCAACCTCGCCCCGGGCGTGCGCCGCCGTCTGGAGGCCGAATACCGCGAACACTTCCGGGAGGCGCGGGAAGCGGGCGTGCCCGAGTGGCAACTCCTGGCCGACCTGGGCGACCCGAAGCGGCTGAACCACGACCTCCTCACCACGCACCTCACCGAATACGAGGCGAAGGTCCTGCAAAGCCGGGTGCGGCGCTGGACGCCGGGGACGCCCTGGGGACCGCTGCTGCTGGGAGGCGTGGCCACGCTGGTTCTGGGCGTGCTCAAGGCCCTAGGCAGCGAGCAGGCTGACCTTCCCTGGGCTGCCGCGCCGCTGCTTGTGGGCGGGCTGGGCAGCGCGGCCCTGCTGTACTTGCGGAAGCGCTACACGGGCGACCCCGACCGGCTCGCCCTGTATGGCTGGCCTGCCCTGACCCTGTCGGCGGCGCTGGTGTTCACGGCAGGGCAGGCGGTCATGAACTGGCCTTCGTGGCCCAAGCTGCTGGGCTTCCTGCTGGTGGCCCTCCTGCTGTTCCTGTGGGCAGAGCTGGGCTGGCGCGGCCGCCTCTACCGCAAGGCCCGCACCAGCGACTGGAGGCCCGCATGA
- a CDS encoding DinB family protein: MSDDPRRFPIGPIQDLPTRDRAALEAVAARMEATGHEWREAVTGLDAAGLARTYRPGSWTVAQLAHHSADAHIHGLNRLKYALTVEGYVIQPFAQEAWLTLADGALPVEEALALMDAANARWAALLRGTDPAQFDRRVTHPQEGEQDLWRLVAKHDWHLRHHLAHVRLALT, encoded by the coding sequence ATGTCGGATGATCCCCGCCGCTTTCCCATCGGCCCGATTCAGGACCTGCCCACGCGGGACCGGGCGGCGCTGGAGGCCGTCGCCGCGCGGATGGAAGCGACCGGACACGAGTGGAGGGAGGCGGTGACAGGGCTGGACGCAGCCGGACTGGCCCGCACCTACCGCCCTGGCAGCTGGACGGTCGCGCAGCTCGCCCACCACTCGGCGGACGCGCACATTCACGGGCTGAACCGGCTGAAATACGCGCTGACGGTGGAGGGCTACGTGATCCAGCCCTTCGCCCAGGAGGCGTGGCTGACCCTGGCGGACGGGGCGCTGCCGGTGGAGGAGGCCCTGGCCCTCATGGACGCCGCGAATGCGCGGTGGGCAGCCCTGCTGCGCGGCACCGACCCCGCGCAGTTCGACCGCCGGGTGACCCACCCGCAGGAGGGCGAGCAGGACCTGTGGCGGCTGGTCGCCAAGCACGACTGGCACCTGCGGCACCACCTCGCGCACGTGCGGCTGGCGCTGACGTAA
- a CDS encoding ABC transporter substrate-binding protein, protein MKKRLLLSLALALSAAPALADKVVSIGYSGPLSGGAAFYGKDVQSGIEMAINEINKAGGVTVKGEKVTFRLVSLDDRYLPNETATNVRRLTSQGIDVIFVPHAGGIQAVQPLAVRDPSFLLVAYSSEPAILAAKNPMTFMLPPRYDNYIQPFVQTQMKAFGKKLGLIGTTSAYGKQWTEAISEGWKKQGGTVGANNGVDYNTTVDYSSAVTKALAERPDVLFVGGPSQPTAQVIKAAREQGFKGGFIVMDQAKFEQMDDVIPRSYLDGSVGVLPTIEYPGTQVFRTQYVRAYKKDPTSEAALNYMGMNIIARAMTLAGTTDNPEAIRARLNAAARALPQRQTIYKLAGVTAGGHVDAEFVIASVKNGKYNRLRVTKVYK, encoded by the coding sequence ATGAAGAAGCGTCTGCTGCTTTCGCTGGCCCTTGCCCTCTCGGCGGCTCCCGCCCTGGCCGACAAGGTGGTCAGCATCGGCTACAGCGGTCCCCTGTCTGGGGGCGCGGCCTTTTACGGCAAGGATGTCCAGAGCGGCATCGAGATGGCGATCAACGAGATCAACAAGGCTGGGGGCGTCACCGTCAAGGGCGAGAAGGTCACCTTTCGCCTGGTCTCGCTCGACGACCGCTACCTCCCCAACGAGACGGCCACCAACGTGCGGCGGCTGACCTCGCAGGGGATCGACGTGATCTTCGTGCCGCACGCGGGCGGGATTCAGGCGGTGCAGCCGCTGGCGGTGCGCGACCCCAGCTTCCTGCTGGTCGCGTATTCCAGCGAACCTGCGATCCTCGCCGCCAAAAACCCCATGACCTTCATGCTGCCGCCGCGCTACGACAACTACATCCAGCCCTTCGTACAGACCCAGATGAAGGCCTTTGGCAAGAAACTCGGGCTGATCGGCACCACCAGCGCCTACGGCAAGCAGTGGACCGAGGCGATCAGCGAAGGGTGGAAAAAGCAGGGCGGCACGGTGGGCGCCAACAACGGGGTGGACTACAACACCACCGTGGACTACTCCAGCGCCGTGACCAAGGCCCTGGCCGAGCGCCCCGACGTGCTGTTCGTGGGCGGTCCCTCGCAGCCCACCGCGCAGGTCATCAAGGCCGCGCGGGAACAGGGCTTCAAGGGCGGCTTTATCGTGATGGACCAGGCCAAGTTCGAGCAGATGGACGACGTGATTCCGCGCTCGTACCTCGACGGCAGCGTGGGCGTGCTGCCCACCATCGAGTATCCCGGCACCCAGGTGTTCCGCACCCAGTACGTGCGGGCCTACAAGAAAGACCCCACCAGCGAGGCCGCCCTGAACTACATGGGCATGAACATCATCGCCCGCGCGATGACGCTCGCCGGAACCACCGACAACCCCGAGGCCATCCGTGCCCGGCTGAATGCCGCCGCTAGGGCGCTGCCCCAGCGCCAGACGATCTACAAGCTCGCGGGCGTGACCGCCGGGGGCCACGTGGACGCCGAGTTCGTGATCGCCAGCGTCAAGAACGGCAAGTACAACCGCCTGCGCGTCACCAAGGTCTACAAGTAA
- a CDS encoding PadR family transcriptional regulator has product MNTREQLRMLILAVLERQPEHGYAIAQAIKAHSEGLLTAKEGTLYPALHALEAEGLVESEERESGGRVRREYRLTEKGGKALAKARGDWQKRVQAVGAVLGGTA; this is encoded by the coding sequence ATGAACACCCGCGAGCAGCTCCGGATGCTGATTCTGGCCGTGCTGGAGCGGCAACCCGAACACGGCTACGCCATTGCGCAGGCGATCAAGGCCCACTCCGAGGGGCTGCTGACCGCCAAGGAGGGCACCCTTTACCCGGCCCTGCACGCGCTGGAGGCCGAGGGGCTGGTGGAAAGCGAGGAACGCGAGTCGGGCGGTCGGGTACGGCGCGAGTACCGCCTGACCGAGAAGGGCGGCAAGGCCCTGGCGAAGGCGCGGGGCGACTGGCAGAAGCGGGTGCAGGCGGTCGGCGCTGTCCTGGGAGGCACGGCGTGA
- a CDS encoding enoyl-CoA hydratase/isomerase family protein, which produces MSAHSLTAQQLTAPGAYPGLHLTLHGDGILEVVLRNEKTLNSVDAEAHRALTYIWRDIDAAEGIRCVLVRGEGRGFSSGGDFALIEEMSQDFTALARVWKEARDLVYNLVNCGKPVVSAIHGPCVGAGLAVALLADVSVAAKSARILDGHVRLGVAAGDHAAIIWPLLCGLNKAKYHLMTGEPVSGEEAERIGLVSLCVPDEELLDRAWAVARKLASGSPTAVRWTKYALNNWLRAMGPTFDTSLALEFLGFTGPDVREGLSSLREKREPRFQEDAPI; this is translated from the coding sequence ATGTCCGCCCACTCCTTGACCGCCCAGCAACTCACCGCGCCGGGCGCCTACCCCGGCCTGCACCTCACCCTGCATGGGGACGGCATCCTCGAAGTCGTCCTCCGCAACGAGAAGACCCTGAACTCTGTGGACGCCGAGGCCCACCGTGCCCTGACGTACATCTGGCGCGATATCGACGCCGCCGAGGGCATCCGCTGCGTGCTGGTGCGCGGCGAGGGCCGGGGGTTCTCGTCGGGCGGCGACTTTGCGCTGATCGAGGAGATGAGCCAGGACTTCACGGCGCTGGCCCGCGTGTGGAAGGAAGCCCGCGACCTCGTGTACAACCTCGTGAACTGCGGCAAGCCTGTCGTGAGTGCCATCCACGGCCCCTGCGTGGGCGCGGGGCTGGCGGTCGCCCTCCTCGCGGACGTGAGCGTCGCCGCGAAGTCGGCCCGGATTCTGGATGGGCATGTGCGGCTGGGCGTGGCGGCGGGTGACCACGCGGCCATCATCTGGCCCCTGCTGTGCGGCCTGAACAAAGCCAAGTATCACCTGATGACGGGCGAACCCGTCTCCGGCGAGGAGGCCGAGCGCATCGGCCTGGTCAGCCTGTGCGTGCCCGACGAGGAACTGCTCGACCGCGCGTGGGCCGTCGCCCGCAAGCTCGCCTCGGGCAGTCCCACCGCCGTCCGATGGACCAAATACGCCCTCAACAACTGGCTGCGGGCGATGGGGCCGACCTTCGACACCAGCCTCGCCCTCGAGTTCCTGGGCTTCACCGGCCCCGACGTGCGCGAGGGCCTGAGCAGCCTGCGCGAGAAGCGGGAGCCGAGGTTTCAGGAGGACGCGCCGATTTGA
- a CDS encoding ABC transporter ATP-binding protein, producing MPELPSILEVEGLGIRFGGLHAVRDVTTRLPAGKITAIIGPNGAGKSTFFNLISGFYAPTSGRIRFAGEDITRLKTHQVVGRGIARTFQTTTIYKELSVLDNAMIGHRVRTRAGLWDALLRTGRERHDERESRDGAMRALERVGLAGQAGRPAGALTQEGQKRVGIAMALSSDPKLLLLDEPAAGMNPEETVNLMGLIRELVGGGLTVALVEHKMSLVMGLADEIVVLHHGQKIAQGTPGAVSRDPAVIEAYLGGHAHGGQMGQPGTAGEGAHA from the coding sequence ATGCCTGAGCTGCCATCCATCCTGGAAGTCGAGGGGCTGGGCATCCGCTTCGGCGGCCTCCACGCCGTGCGCGACGTGACGACCCGCCTCCCGGCCGGGAAAATCACCGCCATCATCGGGCCAAACGGGGCAGGCAAGAGCACCTTTTTCAACCTGATCTCGGGCTTCTACGCGCCGACCTCGGGCCGCATCCGCTTCGCGGGCGAGGACATCACCCGCCTGAAGACCCATCAGGTCGTGGGGCGCGGGATCGCCCGCACCTTTCAGACGACCACCATCTACAAGGAACTCAGCGTGCTGGACAACGCGATGATCGGCCACCGGGTCCGCACCCGCGCCGGGCTGTGGGACGCCCTGCTGCGGACGGGCCGCGAGCGCCACGACGAACGCGAGAGCCGCGACGGTGCGATGCGGGCACTGGAGCGGGTGGGGCTGGCGGGGCAAGCGGGGCGGCCCGCCGGGGCCTTGACCCAGGAGGGCCAGAAGCGCGTCGGCATCGCGATGGCGCTGTCCAGCGACCCCAAGCTGCTGCTGCTGGACGAACCCGCCGCCGGGATGAACCCCGAGGAGACCGTCAACCTGATGGGATTGATCCGCGAACTGGTGGGGGGCGGCCTGACGGTCGCGCTCGTCGAGCACAAGATGAGCCTGGTGATGGGCCTTGCCGACGAGATCGTGGTGCTGCACCACGGCCAGAAGATTGCGCAGGGCACGCCGGGAGCGGTCAGCCGCGACCCCGCCGTGATCGAGGCGTACCTGGGCGGGCACGCACACGGCGGGCAGATGGGGCAGCCCGGCACGGCCGGGGAGGGTGCCCATGCTTGA
- a CDS encoding ABC transporter ATP-binding protein codes for MLEVGRLSVNYGPFRALHDVDLTVQEGEIVVLLGANGAGKSTLFRTLSGLQRPSAGTATWRGVPLTGGRPEFNVSHGVSQCPEGRLLFPDLSVEKNLRLGAFVHRRDAAGTERELGRVYDLFPDLVGKRNAPAGSLSGGQQQMVAIARSLMARPQLLLLDEPSLGLAPLVVEQVFQAVQRVNEAGVSVLLAEQNAFAALGIAHRGYVLEGGRVSLQGSQQALLGDDRVRSAYLGV; via the coding sequence ATGCTTGAGGTGGGGCGGCTCAGCGTGAACTACGGCCCCTTCCGGGCGCTGCACGACGTGGACCTGACCGTGCAGGAGGGCGAGATCGTCGTGCTGCTGGGGGCGAACGGGGCGGGCAAGAGCACCCTCTTTCGCACCCTCAGCGGGCTCCAGCGCCCCTCGGCGGGCACGGCGACGTGGCGCGGGGTGCCGCTGACGGGCGGGCGGCCCGAGTTCAACGTGTCGCACGGGGTCTCGCAGTGCCCGGAGGGGCGCCTGCTGTTCCCCGACCTCAGCGTGGAGAAGAACCTGCGGCTGGGCGCCTTCGTTCACCGCCGGGACGCGGCGGGCACCGAGCGCGAGCTGGGGCGGGTCTACGACCTCTTTCCCGATCTGGTGGGCAAGCGGAACGCTCCCGCCGGGAGCCTGTCGGGCGGGCAGCAGCAGATGGTCGCCATCGCCCGGTCGCTGATGGCGCGGCCGCAGCTCCTGCTGCTGGACGAGCCGTCGCTGGGGCTGGCCCCGCTGGTGGTCGAGCAGGTATTTCAGGCCGTGCAGCGGGTCAACGAGGCCGGAGTCAGCGTGCTGCTGGCCGAGCAAAACGCCTTCGCCGCGCTGGGCATCGCGCACCGGGGCTATGTGCTGGAGGGGGGCCGGGTGTCGCTGCAAGGTTCGCAGCAGGCGCTGCTGGGCGACGACCGGGTGCGGAGCGCGTACCTGGGGGTCTAG
- the sugE gene encoding quaternary ammonium compound efflux SMR transporter SugE, whose protein sequence is MAWILLVIAGLLEIGWAIGLKYTEGFTRPVPTVLTLLSMVASMGLLGLAAKTLPIGTAYGVWVGIGAVGAAILGIVLFKEPVTLSRLLFLGMMIVAIIGLKATSGH, encoded by the coding sequence ATGGCATGGATTCTGCTGGTGATCGCGGGACTGCTGGAAATCGGCTGGGCGATCGGACTCAAGTACACCGAGGGCTTTACCCGGCCCGTCCCCACGGTGCTGACCCTGCTGAGCATGGTCGCCAGCATGGGCCTGCTGGGACTGGCCGCCAAGACGCTCCCCATCGGCACGGCCTACGGGGTGTGGGTGGGGATCGGGGCGGTCGGTGCGGCGATTCTGGGCATCGTGCTGTTCAAGGAACCCGTCACGCTGAGCCGCCTGCTCTTCCTGGGCATGATGATCGTGGCGATCATCGGGCTGAAGGCGACGAGCGGGCACTGA